CTGTGGCCGAGACCCAGTTTTTGGGAGGAGGCCTCCACGGGTCAAGCCAGCCTGTACcaggatggggggaggggggttcCCAACCCAGGCCCCAGCCACCCagactcccccacccccactccctttTCCACTGCTCTGATCTCGGGCACTGTTGAAATAtagtttttattgcatttctgCCGTTTtacaaaaatatgacaaaataaattaaaaacaaataaataatcgcCTattctgcgtgtgtgtgtgtgtgtgtgttttctgttgGTTTTGTGGGTTTCCTTTCGTTTGGAAAGGAAAACGGCAGATGGGGGGCGCCGGCCAATACTGGGGGCCGTCGGGGGCTGAAGCGCATCTTGCATTTTGGGGACTGGCCGCCCCTGTGAATGACTGATATTGCATATgagaagagaaggcagggtgggtAGAGCTAATGCCAGCCGCTGGGCCAGCACACggcctgggggctggggctggggctaggGGAGGGCGCTGGGGTCTCGAGGGGATCCGAGGTGGGCGGCAGCAGTGGGGGCGGGAGGCTGTAAAAGCTGGCGTCCCCCGGCAGGGGCTGGGGGGCGGGTGGGGGCCCGGCCATGGCACAGGGTGGGCACTCGGCAGCGGCCAGGGCCTGGCGGGGGGCGGCACCCTCGCCCCCGCAGCCCCAGGGCCCGTCCCACTGCCAGCAGCCGGCGGGCGGTGTCGGGGGCCGGGGCAGCGGCAttggcggcggcggcgcggggctCCGGCTGCGGCGGGTGCGGAGGGCAGGGGCGCCCACGGGGGCCAGCGCTGTCCCTGCGGAGGCGAGAGGGGCCGTTCCGGGGGGATGCCGCCCCCGCCGGACCCCGCCGGGCTGGCGACCCTGCCCGCACTCCCTCCCGGGCATCCAGGCACATAAAGGCCTTATTGCTTCTGatcagagactgaggtggggcGGCTCCCTGGGCGGCTTCCGGTGCATACCCTGCCTCTGGGCACGGCCCCTGCCGGTCACAGGGGGAGGACAGTTTGAGGAAGTCCCTCTGGCTTCTGACCTATGGCCCTTGTGCTGCAGCTGCCACCTGTTGGGCTCCCTGGGGACGGGgttgctggagcccaggctggGATTGGGGTAggggaggtggtgggggtgggagggtagGGGTGAGGCCTGCACCTCTGCTCAGCACATGTGGGAGCTCCCTGGGTGGGCAGCCCCAGCCGCACCTGGAGGAAGGCCTTCCTGAACAGCTGGGCTGTAGGGTGTGGATTTGCATAGAGGCCTGGGGGGTCAAGTCCCCCCCAAGAGTGAGCTGGAGCAGGAGAAGGGTGGGCTGGTTGGGAAACAGGCCTCCCTCATCTCTCCTGGCACCGGAGCATGGTAGGGGGTCCCTGGGTGCAGTCCTGGAACAAGGGGCTTTGGCATCCCTCCCTGGGGAGGGTCAGGCACGGGGCTCCAGGCTAACAAAGGCCCTGGAGATACTAAGCAGGCTTTAACTGAGAGGCTCCATGTACCACTGACCCAGGTCCCCACCAGGACCCAAGACCGGGCTTCCCCTGTCCCCTTCAGCCCCTCTCCCAAGGCCTGGCCACCCTACCCTATCCCCAAAGCCGGCCCGGCGTCCCCACCCCCGAGTTAAAGCTTGTGACCTGAGCCTTCCTCTTCGGGCCGGGGGGCTTCCAGCTCCTCAGCCAGGGCCTCGTCCACCGGCCCACTCCTCTGAACACGGCTGCTGCCACTGCTGGGGGTCCCGTCTGGCCGGGCCTGCCCGCCCGCCCCGTTGGACCCAGGCTCAGCCCGGGTGCCACCAAAGGGGAAGAGCTTGCCAGCGTGGAAGGCTTTGGGCGGTGAGTGGCTGCGCTCAGAGTCCCGCCGGGTCTCTGGTGACTTGAGGAACTTGAAGctgaggaaggcaggcaggcggGTGTCGCTGCCCGTGGGTGACTGGGCAGGGGGAGGCCGGGTGGTGGCTCCAGCCCCTGCAGCAGCCAGTGAGGATGTTGCCCCCGACGAGAGGAATTTGCCCTGCAGTGGGATGATCTGCTTCAACTTCATGACGTTGTTGGGTGCCAGCAGGGACCCTGGGCGCTTGGGCCGTTCAGGCCCATGGCCACCCGCAGTGCTGCCCTTGGCCTTGGCAGAGGCCTTCTCGGAGGAGGTGGCAGGGTCCAGCCCAGAGCCCTCGGCCCTCGCCTCCTCCCGGCCACCAGAATCATGCTCCCGCCGGGCATGGTGCTCCGCATGGCGCTGtcgctcctcctcctcccgccgCCTGCGCTGCTGCTGCTGGTAGCGATGCTGGGCCTGGCGCTCGTGTCTCTGCAGGTAGAGCCAAGCCGTTACAGGACTAAGAAGAAAGGGTGTTAGTGGGTGCCAGCTGAGGCTGGTGCATGCCAGGGCTCTCTGCAAAAGTGGGGGAGACTTAAATGCTTACTAGGCTCCAACTGTATCCCTGCACCCACAATGGGGGCTCCCTGCAGAAGTGGGAGAGAGCCAATCACTTACTGGGTGCCAACTGCATTGCCAGGTACATGATCAGCCTCTCTGTGGAAATGAGGGAGGCTTAAATGCTtactggggctgggcgcagtggcttgcgcctgtaatcccagcactttgggaggctgaggtgggcagatcacttgaggccaggagttcgagaccagcctggacaacatggcaaaaccccgtctctaccaaaaatataaaaattagctgagcatggtggcacacgcctgtaattccagctacttggaaggctgaggcaggagaatcgcttgaacccaggagacggaggttgcagtgagctgagattgtgccattgcactccagcctggggacaaagtgagactgtctcaaaaaagagaaaaaaaaaaaaaaaagcgtattGGGCGCCAATTTCATCTCTGGGCCCACACTGAGGTTCTCTGGGGAACTGGAGAGAGATTCCAAGGCTTATTGGGTGTAACTGAATGAATCCCTGGACCCACGCCGGTACTTTCtgggaattgaaaggaaaacaaacattcACTGGCCATCAACTCTGTCCCCGGCTGTGTGCCAGACAGCGTCTTAGGAATTGGTAAAGTGGAAACCAATCCTGAGCCTCAACTGATCCCCTGCTTCCCAGAGAACAGGCAAGAGACAGAACTGTGgctgcaggctgggtgcggtggctcacacctataatcccaacactttgggaggtgggcagattgcttgagatcaggaattggagaccagcctggccaacatggtgaaaccccatctctattaaacatagaaaaattagccaggcgtggtaatcccagctatttgggaggcatgagaattgcttaaacctgggaggtggagattgcagtgagccgagattgtgccactgcactccatgcactccagcctggatgacagagtgagagagattctgtctccaaaaaaaaaaaaaaggactatggCTGCAGCAGACTATACCCCTATACCCAGGTAGCCACGCGAGGCTctgttcaataaaataaaaattcagtttctccgTCGTAGCAGCCCCACTTCAACGTGCTCACTTATCACCTGTAGCTAAAGGCTGCAGGGACAGTGCAGACAAAGAATATTGTCATCCTCGAGGAATGTTTCCTGTGCAGGCACTGGGGAGCTCCTTGGCCCATTCTGTAGCTTTCTGAGGAATGTGGAAGAAGCTGCGCTTCTAGGAAGCCTCCGCTATGTCCCTGGCCCCCTAACAGGATGCAATCGGGCAAGCTGGTGGATGGCTGAAGGTTCTGAAGGGCCAGCCTGGTGCTGGATGCTGCCAGGATTCCAGAAGCGACTGGACCCGTTGTGAGCACTAGTTATTGTTGCTTATTATTACtctttttagagacggggtcttgctccatcacccaggctggagtgcagtggcgcgatcatagctcactgcagcctcaaactcctgggctcaagcgatcctcccaccttggcctcccaaagcgctgggatcatAGGAgcgagtcactgcacccagccagggagCACTAATTATTATACCCAGCTCTGTGCAGTCTCTGCATTTGCCCTCAAGCTAAGGAATTGGCCACCAAGATCAGAGATCCACCAGCAGCCCCACCAATGAGAAcaccgagcccagcctggcccccCTACCTTAAAGGCCTCGCGGCGCTGGTACTCCAGCTTGGCCATTTCCTCGGCCACCCAGCCCGGGATATCGGGGATGGCCACGTGGATGAGGTACTTGAGGAACAGAGCGAAGTGCTGCAGGGGTGGCAGAGAGGAGGCTGCAGGCTGCAGACGCTGGGGCTGCCCTCTCGCCTCCCAGCTGCCCCCGCCCCTGTCGCCGGCCCCACCTCGAGCACTACCACGGACACGATGGCTGCCTCCGGGCTCAGCCAGGGGAAGAGGCGCTGCAGCTGCCCGCACTGGCCGATTAAGTAGCAGTTGACCACAATCGCTAGGACACCCATGGCCTCCATCACCTTCTGCAGGGCGGCAGGAGGGCTCAGGCGGGGTCCAGCCGGCCTCCCCAGACCCCAGGCTCCTCCCAGCTGCACCTGGGctccctctgggcctcagctcgGAGCTCTTGGCTTTCCCCCACCTGCCACTGGCCGATGCTTTCCACGCGCTGGCCGAAGGGCCGCTGCAGCCCGGTGCACAGCTTGAAGGCGTCGCTGCGGATCTCAATGAGGTTGTTGACCAGGGCGCACAGCGCCGCCAGGGGGAAGGCGGACGAGAAGAGCACGACGTAGCCGAACTGCACGAACATCTCCTGGTAGTCCTGGAACGTGTCCTGCGAGTGGGCGGGCCTCAGACCTAGAAGCCTCTTCCCTCGGACAATCTTTCTCCCATTGAGCACGCCTCCCTCAGATTATCCCATATGGACCCAGGGCCTGGCCCCATCCTCAGCCAGTTCAGAGGCTTCCCCTATCTGACTAGGCCTTCCTCTCCTGCAGCATCCCAACACCAATGGCCCGGTTAtcaccactcccacccccacGGCCTTCACCCTAGGCCGGTGTGTCCCGCCCCCTGCGAGGCCCCGCCCCCTTCTCACCTCGTACTTCTTCATACAGCTCTCCAGCTCCGCCTGGGTGAGTTGGGGCGAGTGTTCCTCCTCCGGCGGGTCAATCCAAGACGACCGGTTCTGCCGTCTCTGCCTACGGGTCGAATCGCTGTTGGAGCCGGGTTCCGGGTCCGGGCCCCCGTCGGGCCCCTGGTCTCGGCCCTCGCCCCCGGCCCGGCGGAGCAAGATGGCCGGGGGCTCCCGTTCGGGGCTGCCGGGAGCCCCCTCCGCCTCGTCGTCCTCCTCGGCCAGGGTGAACACTCCCGGCTCCAGCCCCTTCTCCACCATAGTGGGGCTCCCCTCCTCCAGGAGGGCCTCCGGGCTTGGGCCGGGCCGACGCCGCCCCGCGCCGCGCTCAGCGAAGCTGACCTTCTTCAGCCGGAGCCCGCAGTCCAGGAGGCCCCCTTCCTCgccctcctcctcgtcctcctcttcctcctcgtcctcctcctcctcgtcgtcctcgtcctcctccttGCCCCCTGGAGGCccgtcctcctcctccccgccttCCCCCGCCCGCCGCCGCTCCACCAGcaccgcctcctcctcctcctccggcGCCCCGCAGCCCCCGCTGAGGCACCTGCGGCCCCCGGCCCCGCtgccgccgcccccgcccccgccctcaTCCGCCTGGGGTTCGAGGCGGCGGGGCGCAGGGCGCCGGAGGCTCAGGAGGCCAAGCAGGGCTCGGGCCAGCTCCCAGACGGCCCGCAGGCCCAGCTCGCCGCGGCCCAGGCGCCGGTACAGGTGCGGCTGCAGGACCTCGCGCACGTTCTGGAGGAACTGGCGGGTGATCAGCAGCGTGGCCAGCATCTGGgggcaggaaggggaaggagagaggcgCGTGGGGGGCAAGCGGGGCGCCGGGATCGGGGAACTCACCCTCCCTGGGCGCCCCGCCGGAGCACCGTGCCCAGACACACGCCGAATCCGGTTCCTAACTCCGCTGCTTTGGACGCGCCTCGACGCGAGGCCCCCAGCGCTCAGCCACAAACTACAGCCTGGCACGCGCAGCGCTCCTCGCCCACCTCACAGGCAGGCCCAGCGCATCTCCACCCCACTGCGGGCTCTGTCGGTGCACTGGGCCGCGTGCACCCCCGCCGCCTGCACCTGCTTGCTGGCTGCCCCCGACCCCAGATTCCCTCCGCGCATGCGCCCTCAGCTCGGCGCGCCAGGCCCCCAGCACAGCCACGCTGCCCACCCCGGCGAGGCCCCACGGGCTCGCCACCTGCCCGTACTTTGGCCCGGGCCGCGAGCAGGAGGCCCcggagggagaggaggagcaggCGGAACCGCAGGGCCGCGAGCGGGACCAGCACCGCCCGCAGCTGCCGCTCGAGGCTCTGGGACAGGGACAGGACGAGCAGGAGCTGTGAAGGGACCGACGGACAGATGGACGGACAGATGGGGGGACGACAGGCAGAGAGAGGACGCACAGACGACGGACAACGGACGGACAGACAGGAGAGAAggatggaggaggggagggaggggctggagaGCCCTTGGACCCCTTGTGCCGGGTCTGGCCCCTCGCTGGCCGCCATGGGGGCAGGGGGGACTGCCGCTGGGGCGGGGGTCTCACCTCTTTCAAGCGCTCCATGTCCTTGAGGTAGAAACCGATGTAGAAGAGGCTCAGGTACGAGTTGACAAACTGGAACTGCAGGAAGGAGGCAGGCAGTGGTCAccctgcacccccaccccactccttgGAGCCTTCCTTGTGCCCCATACAGACCCCACAGCTTCCCCGTTGTCCCCCTGCCTGCCGGATGGTGGTGACTCACCAGGACAACTTTGATGATGAGGTGCTTCTCATAGGCGCTCTCCAGCCGGTAATTTTCTAGGGGCCAAGGGGGAGAGTGAGGGAGCAGCCGCGGTCCCCACAAGGGTGGCAGGGATCCCAAGGGGCAGTGGAGACCTTCCTCCCAGAGACACCCTGGCAGGCCGTACCCATGTCATTGAGCCAGATGGCTAGCTTCTTGTAGCCCTCGGCACTCACACTGACAAGCAGGGCCAGCATGACCTTAGGTAGGAATCGGGCGAGACGGGGCAACCCCTTCACGCTCAGCACCAGCTCCTGCGGGAGAAGGGGGTTCAGGGCTCATCCCAGCTGCAGGGCTCAGCCCAAGGTGGAGCTGGGCACCAAGGACAGGGCGGGTGGGGGTATGGGGGGTCACCTGCAGCTGGAAGCAGCCAAGCATGAGCAAGAAGACACAGACGAGGCACGCCAGGCACAGGGGGAGGCTCACAAGCAGCTGGAAGAGCAGCCGCTTCCAGGGTGGGTAGTAGAACTCCTCGGCCCGCGTGATGGGGCTGATACGTCGCACACCCTGATGGTGGGCAAGGGCCAGGCCCAGCATGAGCTCAGAGGGGCCACCTCTGCCTTCTGCACCCCTCCCTATCCTCAGAACTCAATTTCCCTCCATCATGCGGAGGTGACCCTCTCAGGTCACCCACCTAGGGCACTGTTCCCAGTCCCTCAAATCCAACTTCCACCCCTCCCCCTGAGGAGCACACAGAGCCTGCCTCAGTTTGGCATATCCTCTTTGATGGAACAACCCTGTTTCACACCTCTCTGCCTTTGCTCCTGCAGTGCCCCCCACCATTTACCTTTGCCCTGTATCCATGACCCTGGACCCAGCCCCCAACTGACCCTGAACTGGGGGCGTGGCTCCTCCACGGCTTCCCCAGGTGAGTCCAGCGTCCCCCACTTGTATGCCAGCTCAGCCCCCCTCCGCTTCCATTCCTCTAGGAACAGCGTTGACCAGATCACGTTGAAGAAGGCAAAGACCACGCAGGAAACATCCCGGCTTGTCTGTGAGTGGCAGAGAAGAGTTGAGTCATTGTTTGTGCCAGTCCAGAAAGGAGGGCGCCTCTGGATCCCCCAGACCTTTCAGGGTCCCTGCCCAGTACCTGATCAGCCTCTGTGAATGTGTACAGGACAGACCCAAAGACAGCTGGGTATACCATAGCCGACGTGTAGAAGCCCAGCCAGGCGAAGTACATGGCAATTTTCACACCAAAGTAATCACAGATGTCATCTGTCAGGGGACAAGTGGGTCTCAGTCACCCCCTGCCTGTCTGCTGGgactccctcccaccccccagcCGAGGCAGCACCTAGAGGCTGGTTTTCACACACGGCCTGCACCCATGACTTCATGAGGCGGTTCAGAATACGCTGCTCGTGGACAGGGAACACCTGCTGGATGATCCCACGTGCTGCCAGCTCGGGGACTGTGGAGGGAGGAGCACAGGTGATCCCCGCCCCTCCACCTGTGCCTAGCCTGGCTAGCCCCTCTTTGTCTGAAACCCAAATCACAGCTTTTTGCCTGCTCTTAAACCTCTAGAGCTCTTTCCAGGGGAGAAGTTATAGACGGATAGAAGATCTGATTCTCCTTCAGAAATTGTAGGTGCAGGGGCAGGTGGGGAGAATGTAAAGTAACTGGGAGAGTGGGGTCCTGGTGAGgaaccatgtttttttttttgagacagtctcactctgtcgcccaggctggagtgcagtggcatgatctccgctcactgcaaccttcaagcgattctcgtgtctcagcctccggagtagctgggattacaggcgcccaccaccacgcccagctaatttttgtattttagtagagacggggtttcaccatgttggccaggctggtcttgaactcctgacctcaagtgatccacctgcctcggcctctcaaagtgctgagattagaggtgtgagccaccgcgcccggcttttttttttttttttttttttagatggggtctagctgtgtcaccaggctggagtgcagtggtgcgatctcagctcactgcaacttctgcctcccgggttcaagcgattctcctgcctcagcctcccgagtagctgggactacaggcgcgcgccaccacacttgactaatttttgtatttttagtagagatgggggtttcaccatgttggccaggatggtctcgatctcctgacctcgtgatacgcccgcttcagcctcccaaagtgctgagattacaggcgtcagccaccgcgcccggctttattttttactttatttatttatttgtttattttgagacagggtctcactctgtcacccaggctggacagagtgcagtgacgctaccatggctcactgcaacctcgaactcctgggctcaagtgatgctaccgcctcgacctcccaaagtactaggagccactgcgcctgttcCCCTGCTTTAAATAAAGCTCAGTTTGTGGACCCGAACGTCTGAGGAATGGTAAAAACTTGCTGTAGGAAGGTGAACTTGGGTTGCTAGTTTCCTGGAAGGGAATCCAGCGCCCAGAGCCGCACCATTCTGTAAGTGGAGTGCTGTCCATGGTCCCCGCCTCCACCTTATCCCAAACCCAGAAAAGGGCCTCTCCTGGACCCACCTCCCAGAAATAAGCCCCACCCTTTGGCCAAAGCCACGCCCCCTCAGCTCATTGGTTCCCAACTCTTTGCCAACCCCCTAACTGGTTGGACATAagccctgccctcctgccctgATAAGCTGTCCTCTCAGAACTCCACCCAACTCGAGATAAGCTCCACCCTTTTGCTAAGGCCACGCCCCTTTAGCTCATTGGTTTCCTAACTCTTTGCCAACCCCTGACTGGTTGGATCTGGCCCCCGCCCTCCTGCTCCGATAAGCTGTCTTTGAAGAGCTCCACCCAACTCTCTGCCTGTGATTGGTGTTGGCCCCGCCCTGCTCACTGATTGGCTGGTCCTCCAGGAAGCGCACGTTGTGGAGTGCCTCTCCCTGCTTGGCACGCAAATTCTGCAGCCAGAAGCGGATGATGCTCTGGCGTTCCTGCGAGGAAGAGGGCGTGAGCTCAGGGAACTCATAGGCACAGGATGCATGTGGGGGCCCAGAGCCGGCCTCACCTGGGAGGTGAAGAAGCGTAGCTCGCTCTCCACATTCTCATAGATAAAGTCCTCCTCGCAGGAGAAGCCGCGGGTGCCCCCGCCAAATTCGGCCTTCACCGCCTTGCGCAGACCCAGCTCGTCGGCCCCTCGGAGTAGGCTGTGAAGAAGGCAGAGGAGGTGGGCTCACAGGGAGGCCCTGGCCCACCATCCTGGAGCTGAGGATGGTGCACCTGGCAGCCTTTGGGACAAACGCAGGGCGGCTGCATAGCATGGTTGGCACTTGGTAGAGCGGGGAGCCGGGTGGCAGGCTCAGCGAGAGGCCAGGGACAGGGGACTCGCCTCTCATACGTGGCGGTGACAAAGAAGGCGTAGGCACGCGTGTGGCGGTGGTGGCGGACTTGCACGATGAGCTCGGGGATGCCCACGCGGATGTGGTTCAGCAGCCATAGCAGCGTGTGGTCATCGGTCGTGTCTGCCAAGGGGCACAGGGACCGATGGCTCCTGCCACGAGGGGGCCCAAGGCCTCCTATATATTCCCGCTCTGGGAAGCCGAGCTCAGGAGAGCCGCATCTGGGCActgggcgggcgggcgggcgtgGGTACCTGGGAAGGTCATCAGCACGTCGCAGTTCTCTGTAGGCACCGTCTTCATCCACGCCTTGTGGGACACCAGGTAGCGACCCGCCTGCAGGAGCCGCTTCCCGAAAAGCTTATCTAGGGGGCGGCGTAGCAGGCCCGGGTCAGGCCACTCTGGGATCCGGACCCAGCCTCCAATCGTGGCTCCTCCGGCCCCCGCCAGGGCTCCTCACCACTCCGCCTGGCATTCAAGGCCCCGGGAGCTCTGGGCTTGGCTTATTTTCCTCCCTCCACGTCCTTGTACCAGCCAGGCCTTCCTCCAGAAATGCCCTTCCCCCAGATCCTCCCTTACAAATCTTACTCATTCTTGAGGCCCAGCTCCGCCTCCAAAACCACAATCGATGGGGCGCTCACTAGCAGCCCTGAGCGCTTCACCACATTATGACAGCGCCGTCCTTGCAGCAGCCCCAGGAACTAGGTGCGGTTCTtacccccatttcacaggtgagaaactgaggcccggagCGTTTAAGTCACgcgcccaaggtcacacagtcaagctgggatttgaacccaggaccgTATGATTTTGTATTCTTCGCGGAGAGGCTCTCTCAAGCACATCCCTGGCCCGCCGCGATCCCGCAGCCCGGGGGTGGCAGGGCGCAGCCCAAGCCTGGGGCTCTCGGAGGGGCGTGTCCGCGTCTCCGCGCCGGGACCCCAGCCCGAAGCACCGTCCCAGCCCCGCCCGCCGGGCCGCAGCCGCAGTGCCGGGAGGAGGCGGCC
This portion of the Pongo abelii isolate AG06213 chromosome 20, NHGRI_mPonAbe1-v2.0_pri, whole genome shotgun sequence genome encodes:
- the ANO8 gene encoding anoctamin-8 gives rise to the protein MAEAASGAGGTSLEGERGKRPPPEGEPAAPASGVLDKLFGKRLLQAGRYLVSHKAWMKTVPTENCDVLMTFPDTTDDHTLLWLLNHIRVGIPELIVQVRHHRHTRAYAFFVTATYESLLRGADELGLRKAVKAEFGGGTRGFSCEEDFIYENVESELRFFTSQERQSIIRFWLQNLRAKQGEALHNVRFLEDQPIIPELAARGIIQQVFPVHEQRILNRLMKSWVQAVCENQPLDDICDYFGVKIAMYFAWLGFYTSAMVYPAVFGSVLYTFTEADQTSRDVSCVVFAFFNVIWSTLFLEEWKRRGAELAYKWGTLDSPGEAVEEPRPQFRGVRRISPITRAEEFYYPPWKRLLFQLLVSLPLCLACLVCVFLLMLGCFQLQELVLSVKGLPRLARFLPKVMLALLVSVSAEGYKKLAIWLNDMENYRLESAYEKHLIIKVVLFQFVNSYLSLFYIGFYLKDMERLKEMLATLLITRQFLQNVREVLQPHLYRRLGRGELGLRAVWELARALLGLLSLRRPAPRRLEPQADEGGGGGGGSGAGGRRCLSGGCGAPEEEEEAVLVERRRAGEGGEEEDGPPGGKEEDEDDEEEEDEEEEEDEEEGEEGGLLDCGLRLKKVSFAERGAGRRRPGPSPEALLEEGSPTMVEKGLEPGVFTLAEEDDEAEGAPGSPEREPPAILLRRAGGEGRDQGPDGGPDPEPGSNSDSTRRQRRQNRSSWIDPPEEEHSPQLTQAELESCMKKYEDTFQDYQEMFVQFGYVVLFSSAFPLAALCALVNNLIEIRSDAFKLCTGLQRPFGQRVESIGQWQKVMEAMGVLAIVVNCYLIGQCGQLQRLFPWLSPEAAIVSVVVLEHFALFLKYLIHVAIPDIPGWVAEEMAKLEYQRREAFKRHERQAQHRYQQQQRRRREEEERQRHAEHHARREHDSGGREEARAEGSGLDPATSSEKASAKAKGSTAGGHGPERPKRPGSLLAPNNVMKLKQIIPLQGKFLSSGATSSLAAAGAGATTRPPPAQSPTGSDTRLPAFLSFKFLKSPETRRDSERSHSPPKAFHAGKLFPFGGTRAEPGSNGAGGQARPDGTPSSGSSRVQRSGPVDEALAEELEAPRPEEEGSGTALAPVGAPALRTRRSRSPAPPPPMPLPRPPTPPAGCWQWDGPWGCGGEGAAPRQALAAAECPPCAMAGPPPAPQPLPGDASFYSLPPPLLPPTSDPLETPAPSPSPSPSPQAVCWPSGWH